AAAGGGAAGTGAAATGAAATGAAAAAAGAAATGGAAGTTGCTGTTATGAACGGAATAGGTGAAATGGATATTGTTAAAAGAGATGTACCAGACCCCAAAAATGATGAAGTTCTTGTTAAAATTGATTATGTAGGCATTTGCGGTTCTGATCTTCATTATTATGAAACAGGTGCAATAGGTGATTATGTTGTTGATCCTCCATTTGTATTGGGGCATGAGCCAGGTGGAGTAGTTGTAGAAGTCGGTGAAGATGTAGAACATCTCGAAGCTGGAGATAAAGTAGCATTAGAACCGGGTAAGACCTGTGGTCAATGTGAGTTTTGTAAAAAAGGTGAATATAATCTATGTCCTGATGTAGAATTCTTTGCAACTCCTCCTATAGATGGTGTTTTCCAAGAATATGTAGCTCATGAAGCAGATCTTTGTTTCAAGCTCCCTGAAAATGTAAGTACTTTAGAGGGGGCATTAATGGAACCACTGGCAGTTGGATTTCATACTGCCATTCAGGGTGAAGCTCGGATTGGTCAGACAGCTATTGTAATGGGAGCGGGCTGTATCGGCCTGGTAACTATGATGGCCCTGAAAGCTATGGGAATTGCTAAAGTATATGTCGTTGATATTATTCAGAAGCGCTTAGAGAAGGCATTGAATTTAGGAGCAACAGAAGTAATTAATGCTAAAGAAGAGGATGTAATTGAAAAGATTAATGAGTTAACAGATAACAAAGGATGTGACCTAGCAATAGAAACTGCCGGAACAGAGATTACAGCACGACAATGCATCAAAGTAACTAAGAAAGGGTCCAATATTGTGCTGGTTGGATATAATGATTCTGGTGAGATGACACTCCCAATGGGGCTGGCTTTAGATAAAGAATTAACCTTCAAAACTGTCTTTAGATATCGTCATATCTATCCTCTGGCAATAGAGGCTGTTGCAGATGGTAAGGTTAACTTAAAAGATATTGTTACTGATAAATTTGATTTAGATGATGTTCAAGAAGCGATGGATTATAATGTGAATAATAAGAAAGATATAGTTAAATCAGTTATCAAGATTAGTGATTAAAGTAATTTTATTCTAGACTATTAATTACAGATAATAATTTTAATAACAGATTTAACTTTTGAAGCGGTATGGAAAATATTAAATCAAATGTAATTTAAGATAGTTATAGTGGATTATAGGAGGGGGTTAAATGCAGGGTGTAATTAGTTTGGGTGAAGCATTGATTGATTTTACACCACTTGATAAGATAAATAAAGATTTTCGTAAAAATCCCGGTGGTGCACCGGCTAATGTTGCTGTTGCTCTGAGTAGACTGGGAGTTAAAATTAGTTTTATTGGAAAGGTCGGAGATGATGTTTTAGGTAGATTTTTAGTAGAAAAGTTAGAGTCAGAAGCTGTTAATATAGACAATATGTTTACAACTGATGAGGCTAAAACAGGTATAACATTTGTTACACTTGATGAAAAAGGAGATAGAAGTTTCGATTTTTACATAGATCCTAGTGCTGATAGGTTTTTAAGCCCAGATGAGATTGATGAAAAATTATTTAAAGAGAATAAGATATTTCATTTTGGATCAATCTCTTTAATTAATGAACCAGCTAAATCTGCAACAAAAAGAGCGATAACTCTGGCTCGAGAAAATGATATGTTGGTTTCTTATGACCCCAATTTAAGGATGAATCTTTGGAATTCAGCTGAGGAAGCTAGAAAAAAGATTGTTTCTATGTTGGATAAAGTTGATATTTTAAAAGTATCGGAAGAAGAACTGGAATTTATAACTAGCAAAAAAGATATAGAAAAAGGGGCAGAAAAAATCAAGGAAAAATATCAGATTCCAGTTATTTTTATAACTTGTGGAAGTAATGGTTCTTATTATTATCACAATTCTCTAGGATTTGTCCCTGCATTCAAAGTTGATACAGTAGATACTACAGGTGCTGGAGATGCTTTTATGTCCGGAGTCTTATATTATTTTAATCAAAATGATACTTCCCTAAAAGAAATGGATGATGATTTTTTGAAAAAAGTACTTAAATTTGCTAATTATTCTGGTTCACTGGCAGCTTCTGAGAGTGGAGCTATGGCAGCTCTACCTACCTTAAAAAAGTTAGATGAGTTTACAATCTAATCTAAAAATGAAAATTAATCTATTTTAATGGTTCCCCAAATATTTATGGGGGGCCATTTTTTGATTAATTTTATTAGGAAGTAAGGGAGTATTACTTTTGTAGCTGAGAGAAGAAGCAAAAGAAGTAATTGATGAAACTAAAGATAGTTTACTTAGAGCTGAATTTGTATTTTAGAAATAGTTTAGCTTATTAAAAATTATAGGCGGTGTAATAATTAATATCTATAGTTTTATGATACTCTCAGGAGTAGCTACTCCTGAGAGTATTTAAATTAGAAAATTAATTTTAGTTAATATTTGATAGATATAAGGTATTAATATGTGAAATTTGGTTGTAATCTTTACCATGCCACTTTCCATGAGTGTTAACAGTATGCTTAGCTACTATTAAATAATCATCATTCTTTTCTAAAGTGAAAGTAGCTTTGCCAGATTGATTAGTTTTTAACTGAACTGGTTCTGTAGGATTACTTTTAGTGATTACAGAAATTTTAGTATTTGGCATTACCCTTCCTTTATAACGAACTTCTATAGTAAAGTCATCCCCAGCGTTAAGTTCATGAATTTTAGTTTGAGGAATAATCTCTAAGGGTAAGCCTACTGCTTTGTTTTTAGTAGAAACTTTTTCTTTAGATGTTGTATGGATAATACTTTTGGCTGTAAATTGGTATAACGATTTTTTATAGATGCTAACAGGTCTGATAACATATATTTGATGATTGCCTCCAGGATGTAATTTAGTTTTACCGCTTAAATAAGTTTTTTTGTCTGTTAAGTTTAATTCCTTTCTAATTCCGTCGGAACGTTGTAAATAAGCTTTTAATTTAGTAGTATTTAGATTAGTAATGTCATTTTTAAAATGTCCCCAATAAGCTTTGAAGATAGTTTTATTACTATTATGGTAATTATCAATAGTTTCAAGCCATAGATAGTGAGCTGAGGCAAGACCTGAAATCATAGTTAATGAAAGAATTAAAATTAAAGTAACTAATGAATATTTCTTCATATTAATTTTCTCCTCCTTATCATATATTTTTTGGGTTTCTAAATAGTTAAGAATAAATATCATTAGATGCTACTAATTAACTCACCTCCTTAAATAAATTATATTTTCTTAACATTTTTTAGTTAAAAGTAACACTAAATATGAGTTTAAATATATTTTTATTAATTCCTTTCTTTTATTGAAATATCTTCAAAAAATTTATTTAATGGATTTTGAAACATGCTTATAGGGATTTAATATTCCTAAATATAGAATATAGTGAGTATTAAAGGAACTTCATAAAATAATAGCAAATATTTATTTGAAGAGTGTAATTTAAAATAAAGGTTTATATGAGAAAATTCAAGTTGTAGTTTGATGATAAATTGCGGAAATTAGATTTTAAATTTCTTTCTTGACAGTAAAAGTTATGTAATATATACTATAAAATGTCCAGTCAGTCATTTATGGTTATTTTTTCTAAAAGGGGTGTGATGAGTGGAATTAGATGACAAAGAAGAAATAATTTTAAAGGCAGCAGCAGAGGTTTTTGCAGATAAAGGATTCTATAAAGCAACAGTGATTGAAATTGCTAAACAAGCTGGTATAGCAAAAGGGACAATCTATCTTTATTTTGATAGTAAGCGTGATTTATTTAAATCATTAATTATCTCTAAGTTTGAATTTCTTTATTATGGAGCTCAGGAGGATAAAGATAATAAAAATAATTTTGAAGATATGATAAAAAGTATTATTACTCGAGAGCTTAAATTTTTTGCCGAGGAAGCTGATTTATCTAAGTCAATTATTTTCGGGTTTTCCGGTATGGATGAAGAGGTTAAGGTAGCTCTTTGTGAAATACGAGAAAAATATCGAGAAGTGATTAAAGAAATTATTCAACTAGGAATTGAAGACGAAGTAAT
The DNA window shown above is from Sporohalobacter salinus and carries:
- a CDS encoding carbohydrate kinase family protein, producing the protein MQGVISLGEALIDFTPLDKINKDFRKNPGGAPANVAVALSRLGVKISFIGKVGDDVLGRFLVEKLESEAVNIDNMFTTDEAKTGITFVTLDEKGDRSFDFYIDPSADRFLSPDEIDEKLFKENKIFHFGSISLINEPAKSATKRAITLARENDMLVSYDPNLRMNLWNSAEEARKKIVSMLDKVDILKVSEEELEFITSKKDIEKGAEKIKEKYQIPVIFITCGSNGSYYYHNSLGFVPAFKVDTVDTTGAGDAFMSGVLYYFNQNDTSLKEMDDDFLKKVLKFANYSGSLAASESGAMAALPTLKKLDEFTI
- a CDS encoding TetR family transcriptional regulator, with amino-acid sequence MELDDKEEIILKAAAEVFADKGFYKATVIEIAKQAGIAKGTIYLYFDSKRDLFKSLIISKFEFLYYGAQEDKDNKNNFEDMIKSIITRELKFFAEEADLSKSIIFGFSGMDEEVKVALCEIREKYREVIKEIIQLGIEDEVIRNIRLDNAVITLQGIIHSFGFNHYLTPTGRKDEVEELTDRIYNLFINGIGKRN
- a CDS encoding DUF4198 domain-containing protein; this encodes MKKYSLVTLILILSLTMISGLASAHYLWLETIDNYHNSNKTIFKAYWGHFKNDITNLNTTKLKAYLQRSDGIRKELNLTDKKTYLSGKTKLHPGGNHQIYVIRPVSIYKKSLYQFTAKSIIHTTSKEKVSTKNKAVGLPLEIIPQTKIHELNAGDDFTIEVRYKGRVMPNTKISVITKSNPTEPVQLKTNQSGKATFTLEKNDDYLIVAKHTVNTHGKWHGKDYNQISHINTLYLSNIN
- a CDS encoding NAD(P)-dependent alcohol dehydrogenase → MKKEMEVAVMNGIGEMDIVKRDVPDPKNDEVLVKIDYVGICGSDLHYYETGAIGDYVVDPPFVLGHEPGGVVVEVGEDVEHLEAGDKVALEPGKTCGQCEFCKKGEYNLCPDVEFFATPPIDGVFQEYVAHEADLCFKLPENVSTLEGALMEPLAVGFHTAIQGEARIGQTAIVMGAGCIGLVTMMALKAMGIAKVYVVDIIQKRLEKALNLGATEVINAKEEDVIEKINELTDNKGCDLAIETAGTEITARQCIKVTKKGSNIVLVGYNDSGEMTLPMGLALDKELTFKTVFRYRHIYPLAIEAVADGKVNLKDIVTDKFDLDDVQEAMDYNVNNKKDIVKSVIKISD